One region of Vibrio pelagius genomic DNA includes:
- a CDS encoding beta-N-acetylhexosaminidase yields the protein MLKRNLLSVAVLVGLTGCAVTQSTEQQVVNTLADNLDVQYEVLTNHGANEGLACQDLGAEWASCNKVNMTLVNQGDAVDSKDWAIYFHSIRLILDVDNEQFKITRVTGDLHKLEPTDKFDGFAAGEEVVLPLVGEYWQLFETDFMPGAFVAAPNAEPKMITSLNTEDVASFVTGLEGNNLKRTPDDNNVFANAVSRFEKNEDLAKQDVSTTLLPTPMSVEAGKGTVNIAAGIALPKDAFDATQFAAIQDRAEVVGVDVRGDLPVSITVVPADFTGELAKSGAYEMSIKGDSIVIKAFDQAGAFYAVQSIFGLVDSQNADSLPQLSIKDAPRFDYRGVMVDVARNFHSKDAILATLDQMAAYKMNKLHLHLTDDEGWRLEIPGLPELTEVGANRCFDLEEKSCLLPQLGSGATTDNFGSGFFSKADYVDILKYAKARNIEVIPEIDMPAHARAAVVSMEARYDRLMEEGKEAEANEYRLMDPQDTSNVTTVQFYNKQSFINPCMESSTRFVDKVISEVAAMHQEAGAPLTTWHFGGDEAKNIKLGAGLQDINAEEKVSWKGNIDLSEQDKPFAQSPQCQTLIADGTVSDFGHLPSHFAEEVSKMVAEKGIPNFQAWQDGLKYSEGEKAFATENTRVNFWDVLYWGGTSSVYEWSKKGYDVIVSNPDYVYMDMPYEVDPKERGYYWATRATDTRKMFGFAPENMPQNAETSVDRDGNGFTGKGEIEAKPFYGLSAQLWSETVRNDEQYEYMVFPRVLAAAERAWHRADWENDYKVGVEYSQNSNLVDKAALNQDYNRFANVLGQRELAKLEKAGIDYRLPVPGAKVEAGKLAMNVQFPGVELQYSVDGETWLTYDDNQRPSVEGEVYIRSISESGERASRVTSVK from the coding sequence ATGTTGAAGAGAAACTTATTATCAGTCGCAGTTTTAGTCGGGTTAACAGGATGTGCTGTTACACAATCGACAGAGCAACAAGTCGTGAATACATTGGCGGACAATCTTGATGTTCAATATGAGGTGTTGACGAATCATGGTGCGAATGAAGGTCTCGCATGTCAGGACTTAGGCGCAGAATGGGCATCTTGTAATAAGGTAAACATGACGCTAGTTAACCAAGGTGACGCGGTTGACTCTAAAGATTGGGCTATCTACTTTCACAGTATTCGTCTGATTCTGGATGTTGATAATGAGCAGTTTAAAATTACTCGTGTAACAGGAGACCTACACAAACTAGAACCTACAGATAAGTTTGATGGTTTTGCTGCGGGCGAAGAAGTTGTCCTTCCGCTGGTTGGTGAATACTGGCAGCTCTTTGAAACTGACTTCATGCCAGGCGCGTTTGTTGCTGCACCAAACGCAGAGCCTAAGATGATCACTTCTCTTAACACAGAAGACGTTGCCTCTTTCGTGACTGGCCTTGAGGGTAACAACCTAAAACGTACGCCAGATGACAACAATGTATTTGCAAACGCTGTGTCTCGTTTCGAGAAGAACGAAGACCTAGCAAAACAAGACGTATCAACCACGTTACTACCAACGCCAATGTCTGTTGAAGCAGGTAAAGGTACGGTAAATATCGCGGCGGGTATTGCGCTGCCTAAAGACGCATTCGATGCGACTCAGTTTGCAGCAATTCAAGATCGTGCAGAAGTGGTAGGTGTGGATGTTCGTGGTGATCTTCCTGTAAGCATCACTGTTGTTCCTGCAGACTTCACCGGTGAATTAGCAAAATCTGGTGCTTACGAAATGAGCATCAAAGGCGACAGTATTGTGATTAAAGCGTTCGACCAAGCAGGTGCTTTCTACGCAGTACAATCTATCTTTGGCCTGGTAGATAGCCAAAATGCTGATTCTCTACCACAACTGTCTATTAAAGATGCGCCGCGTTTTGATTACCGTGGTGTGATGGTGGACGTGGCTCGTAACTTCCACTCTAAGGACGCAATCCTTGCAACGCTTGACCAAATGGCAGCGTACAAGATGAACAAACTACACCTTCACCTAACGGATGATGAAGGCTGGCGTTTAGAAATCCCGGGTCTGCCTGAGCTGACTGAAGTGGGTGCTAACCGTTGTTTCGATTTGGAAGAGAAAAGCTGTTTACTGCCTCAGCTTGGCTCAGGTGCAACGACAGACAACTTTGGTTCTGGCTTCTTCAGCAAAGCAGACTACGTGGACATCTTGAAGTACGCGAAAGCGCGTAACATCGAAGTGATTCCTGAAATCGATATGCCAGCGCACGCTCGTGCAGCAGTGGTATCAATGGAAGCACGTTACGACCGTCTAATGGAAGAAGGTAAAGAAGCAGAAGCGAACGAGTACCGCCTGATGGATCCTCAAGATACATCGAACGTAACGACGGTTCAGTTCTACAACAAGCAAAGCTTCATCAATCCATGTATGGAATCTTCCACTCGCTTCGTTGATAAGGTGATTTCAGAAGTAGCAGCAATGCACCAAGAGGCTGGCGCACCTTTAACTACATGGCATTTCGGTGGTGACGAAGCGAAGAACATCAAGCTAGGCGCTGGCCTGCAAGACATCAACGCAGAAGAGAAAGTGAGCTGGAAGGGTAACATTGATTTGTCCGAGCAGGACAAGCCATTCGCACAGTCTCCACAATGTCAGACTCTGATTGCTGACGGTACGGTAAGCGACTTTGGTCACTTACCAAGCCACTTTGCTGAAGAAGTGTCGAAGATGGTGGCAGAGAAAGGCATTCCAAACTTCCAAGCTTGGCAAGATGGTCTTAAATACAGTGAAGGTGAGAAAGCGTTCGCAACAGAAAATACGCGTGTTAACTTCTGGGACGTTCTTTACTGGGGTGGCACGTCATCAGTGTATGAGTGGTCTAAGAAAGGTTACGACGTGATCGTTTCTAACCCAGACTACGTGTACATGGACATGCCATACGAAGTTGACCCGAAAGAGCGTGGTTACTACTGGGCAACACGTGCAACAGATACTCGTAAGATGTTTGGCTTTGCACCAGAGAACATGCCTCAGAACGCAGAAACCTCTGTAGACCGCGATGGTAACGGCTTCACTGGTAAAGGTGAAATCGAAGCGAAACCTTTCTACGGTCTATCAGCACAGCTTTGGTCTGAGACAGTACGTAACGACGAGCAATACGAGTACATGGTATTCCCTCGCGTACTAGCAGCCGCTGAGCGTGCATGGCACCGTGCTGATTGGGAAAACGACTACAAAGTGGGTGTTGAATATTCGCAAAACTCTAACCTAGTAGACAAAGCTGCGCTAAACCAAGACTACAACCGCTTTGCGAACGTACTTGGCCAACGCGAACTGGCTAAATTAGAAAAAGCGGGTATCGACTACCGCCTACCTGTACCAGGTGCGAAAGTTGAAGCGGGTAAACTGGCAATGAACGTTCAGTTCCCAGGTGTAGAGCTGCAATACTCTGTGGATGGTGAAACTTGGCTAACGTACGACGACAATCAGCGACCAAGCGTTGAAGGTGAAGTTTATATCCGCTCTATCTCAGAAAGTGGCGAGCGAGCGAGCCGAGTGACCTCGGTAAAGTAA